Proteins from a genomic interval of uncultured Desulfuromusa sp.:
- the ligA gene encoding NAD-dependent DNA ligase LigA has translation MTSDSFKAIQQQHRILSQQLHHHSYRYHTLDQPEITDAEYDQLFKKLLDIERQHPELITTESPSQRVGSSPLSGFIPADHATPMLSLENAFNESDLRDFDARVKRFLSTTEDLEYLCEPKLDGVAVALTYEQGKLIRGATRGNGITGEDITQNIRTIGAIPLQLQNDYPQQLEVRGEIYMELDAFRKLNLQRREEGGATFANPRNLTAGSLRQLDPKLTASRPLTISCYGIGNISGEMPKTHQQLLESLSRWGFKVNLSIVQTAKNMETVISRYAELQRIRETLPYEIDGMVIKVNSIALQQELGAKSRTPRWAIAAKFPARQEQTILESVRLQVGRTGAVTPVANLRPVTVSGVTVSSASLHNWDEIDRLDVRIGDTVIVERAGDVIPDIVRVVAEKRTGDEKPISEPSFCPACDSILVRETDEVVPRCQNLDCPARLKESLKHFCSREAMDIEGLGDRQIDQLLRLKLVSSIADLYRLRREDLFQFERMGERLADKLLQAIAASKQRPLENFIYALGIRHVGKHLAKVIVHHFNSLEKLAAATTDELLELHEIGPQVSDSLVHFFAAENNRNLLQELHELGIDPQKEERISGDKFQGKIFVFTGSLERFSRKEGTALVEAQGGRASGSVSKKTDYVVAGSEAGSKLTKAEQLGITILSENDFLELIGQG, from the coding sequence ATGACTTCCGATTCATTTAAAGCCATACAACAACAACACCGGATATTATCTCAACAACTGCATCATCACAGCTACAGATATCACACTCTTGATCAACCGGAAATTACCGATGCAGAATACGATCAACTCTTCAAAAAACTCCTGGACATTGAGCGGCAACATCCGGAACTGATCACAACGGAATCACCGTCTCAACGAGTTGGCAGCTCCCCTTTAAGCGGGTTTATCCCTGCAGACCATGCCACGCCGATGCTGTCACTTGAAAATGCATTCAATGAGTCTGATTTAAGAGATTTCGACGCCCGGGTCAAGCGCTTTCTCTCAACCACTGAAGATCTGGAATATCTATGTGAACCAAAGCTGGACGGAGTTGCCGTCGCCTTGACCTATGAACAAGGAAAACTGATCCGTGGAGCCACAAGGGGGAATGGTATCACCGGTGAAGACATCACCCAGAACATCCGCACCATTGGTGCCATCCCGCTACAACTGCAAAACGATTACCCTCAACAACTGGAAGTCCGTGGTGAAATATATATGGAACTGGATGCCTTCAGGAAGTTAAACCTGCAACGGCGCGAAGAGGGGGGAGCCACTTTTGCAAATCCGCGCAACCTGACAGCAGGAAGTTTGCGGCAGCTTGATCCCAAATTGACCGCCAGTCGTCCCCTGACAATCAGTTGCTACGGCATCGGTAATATTTCCGGAGAGATGCCCAAAACCCACCAGCAGCTCTTAGAGTCACTCAGTCGCTGGGGATTCAAAGTGAACCTGTCAATTGTTCAAACAGCAAAAAACATGGAAACCGTGATCTCCCGCTATGCCGAGCTACAAAGGATAAGGGAAACTCTCCCCTACGAAATTGACGGCATGGTCATCAAGGTGAACAGCATTGCCTTGCAACAGGAACTGGGAGCAAAAAGTCGCACTCCCCGCTGGGCCATTGCCGCCAAATTTCCAGCACGACAGGAACAAACAATCCTTGAGTCGGTACGCCTGCAAGTTGGTCGGACCGGAGCCGTCACCCCGGTAGCAAACCTGCGTCCGGTTACTGTCAGCGGCGTAACCGTCTCCAGTGCCAGCCTCCACAACTGGGATGAAATTGACCGCCTGGATGTCCGCATCGGTGATACCGTTATTGTCGAACGGGCAGGCGATGTCATCCCCGATATTGTTCGGGTCGTTGCAGAAAAACGCACTGGAGATGAAAAACCGATTTCTGAGCCCTCTTTCTGTCCGGCCTGTGACTCAATTCTGGTTCGTGAAACTGATGAAGTCGTCCCGCGCTGCCAGAATCTTGATTGCCCGGCCCGCCTCAAGGAATCCCTCAAGCATTTCTGTTCCCGTGAAGCGATGGATATTGAGGGACTGGGTGATCGGCAGATTGATCAGCTGCTACGCCTGAAACTGGTCAGCAGTATTGCAGATTTATACCGGTTGCGACGGGAAGACCTGTTTCAGTTTGAGCGCATGGGAGAGAGGCTTGCGGATAAATTGTTACAGGCCATTGCCGCCAGCAAACAACGGCCACTGGAAAATTTCATCTATGCCCTGGGTATTCGTCACGTCGGAAAACATCTGGCGAAAGTCATCGTCCACCATTTCAACAGTCTGGAAAAGCTGGCAGCGGCGACCACTGATGAACTTCTTGAACTCCACGAAATTGGACCGCAGGTCAGCGACAGCCTTGTCCATTTTTTCGCGGCTGAAAACAATCGGAACTTGCTTCAAGAGCTGCACGAACTGGGGATCGATCCCCAGAAAGAAGAACGCATCAGCGGCGACAAATTCCAGGGGAAAATATTTGTTTTTACTGGAAGCCTGGAGCGTTTCAGCAGAAAAGAAGGAACAGCACTGGTTGAAGCGCAGGGGGGCCGAGCCAGCGGATCGGTGAGTAAAAAAACCGACTATGTTGTCGCCGGATCGGAAGCTGGGAGTAAGCTCACAAAAGCCGAGCAGCTGGGAATCACAATCCTCAGTGAAAACGATTTTCTCGAACTGATCGGGCAGGGTTGA
- a CDS encoding CNNM domain-containing protein — protein MADELTWRLLALLLLLVLSGFFSGSETALLSLDKLRVLFLQQRQYRNADKLAKLLDNPDRLLSGILVGNNLVNIAASVIATGLFVSYFGEQGEWLTVLVLTPVVLIFSEVCPKTYAAQYPEKMSFLVLNPIRFVVWVLAPVIFVVSSISRMMTSLIRKKNAESFSVSEDEIRAMIEVGEESGVVAAEQREMLHGIFDLSETRVRDIMIPRTEVTGVDLSADFQDVLTVAREARHSRFPVFSENLDTIIGVIHSKDILGYVGQVEKFSLKELCRSPYYVPESKRIGVLLQSFRKKREHLAIVVDEYGGMEGIVTLEDVVEEIVGEIHDEYDIAEVGFRELGPGHYLLDAVMPLREVNRRFDLNLPEEHVTTLAGHLLQIMGKIPVEGDSCEEGNLKFRVRRMEDRRIEEIEMVISPSQD, from the coding sequence ATGGCTGACGAATTAACGTGGCGCCTGTTGGCGCTGCTGCTGCTTCTGGTTCTTTCCGGTTTTTTTTCCGGATCGGAAACAGCGTTGCTGTCTCTCGATAAACTCAGGGTTCTTTTTCTGCAACAGAGACAGTATCGCAATGCTGATAAACTCGCAAAACTGCTGGACAATCCCGATCGTCTCCTGAGTGGGATATTGGTCGGCAACAACCTGGTGAATATTGCTGCGTCGGTTATTGCGACCGGACTCTTTGTCAGCTATTTTGGCGAACAGGGTGAATGGCTGACGGTGTTGGTTCTGACTCCGGTTGTGTTGATTTTCTCTGAGGTTTGTCCCAAGACCTATGCGGCTCAATATCCGGAGAAAATGTCCTTTCTGGTGTTGAATCCGATCCGTTTTGTGGTCTGGGTACTTGCTCCGGTTATTTTTGTGGTGTCTTCCATTTCCCGGATGATGACAAGCTTGATTCGCAAGAAGAATGCGGAGAGCTTTTCCGTCTCTGAGGATGAGATCAGGGCCATGATCGAAGTCGGGGAAGAGTCAGGAGTTGTTGCCGCTGAACAACGGGAAATGCTGCACGGGATTTTTGATCTGTCCGAAACTCGGGTGCGGGACATCATGATTCCCAGGACCGAGGTCACCGGTGTTGACCTTTCTGCTGATTTTCAAGATGTTCTGACTGTGGCCAGGGAAGCCCGTCATTCACGTTTCCCCGTGTTCAGTGAAAATCTCGATACGATTATCGGAGTCATCCACTCCAAAGATATTCTTGGCTATGTCGGGCAAGTCGAAAAATTTTCTCTCAAGGAATTATGTCGCAGTCCTTATTATGTCCCTGAGTCAAAGCGGATTGGTGTGCTGCTGCAAAGCTTTCGAAAAAAACGTGAGCATCTGGCGATCGTTGTAGATGAATATGGGGGCATGGAGGGAATCGTTACCCTCGAAGATGTGGTTGAGGAAATTGTCGGTGAAATCCACGATGAATATGATATTGCCGAGGTTGGTTTCAGAGAGCTGGGGCCAGGGCATTATCTGCTTGATGCGGTTATGCCGCTCCGTGAGGTGAATCGGCGGTTTGATCTGAATCTACCGGAAGAGCACGTGACAACTCTGGCTGGCCATTTATTGCAGATTATGGGAAAAATCCCAGTGGAAGGGGATTCCTGTGAAGAGGGGAATCTCAAGTTCCGGGTACGCCGAATGGAAGACCGGAGAATTGAAGAAATAGAAATGGTCATTTCTCCATCTCAAGACTGA
- a CDS encoding BRCT domain-containing protein: MERFSRKEGTALIEAQERQASGSVSKKNDYVVAGSEAGSKLTKAEQLRITILSENDFLELIGMCYSPPERTLRGAIELSSTEP; the protein is encoded by the coding sequence CTGGAGCGTTTCAGCAGAAAAGAAGGAACTGCACTGATTGAAGCGCAGGAAAGGCAAGCCAGCGGGTCGGTGAGTAAAAAAAACGACTATGTTGTCGCCGGATCGGAAGCCGGGAGTAAGCTCACAAAAGCCGAGCAGCTGAGAATCACAATCCTCAGTGAAAACGATTTTCTCGAACTGATCGGGATGTGCTATAGCCCCCCGGAGAGAACTCTTCGAGGGGCTATCGAACTTAGTTCAACGGAACCATGA
- a CDS encoding acylphosphatase, giving the protein MTNVRAEVRITGRVQGVWFRQSTKNTAERYGVSGWCRNNPDGSVEAIFEGKEAAVKLVVEWCKEGPNLARVDDVRVGWEQPTGEFEHFFIR; this is encoded by the coding sequence ATGACAAACGTAAGAGCTGAAGTCCGGATCACCGGCAGAGTGCAAGGCGTCTGGTTCCGGCAGAGCACAAAAAATACAGCGGAACGCTACGGAGTGTCCGGCTGGTGTCGCAACAATCCGGATGGATCCGTTGAGGCTATTTTCGAAGGAAAAGAAGCCGCCGTTAAATTAGTCGTTGAATGGTGCAAAGAGGGCCCGAATCTCGCCCGCGTGGATGATGTACGCGTTGGGTGGGAACAGCCAACAGGTGAATTTGAGCATTTTTTTATCCGCTAG
- the mraZ gene encoding division/cell wall cluster transcriptional repressor MraZ, translated as MKFSGEYNVSIDLKGRVSIPASFRDELRQEYGSEGLVVTRYKNGLVAYPPARWEEICANVFSMSPGPKREANIRNRIAPAKECSFNAQGRIQIPQSLREHAGLDKDVVVIGMFEKIEIWSQIAHTLIAAESESMLDEDAQGQADLGF; from the coding sequence ATGAAATTTTCGGGTGAATACAACGTCAGTATCGATCTGAAAGGACGGGTCAGTATCCCGGCCTCCTTCAGGGATGAGCTGCGTCAGGAATATGGTTCCGAGGGGCTGGTTGTCACCCGTTATAAAAATGGTTTAGTTGCTTATCCTCCTGCGCGCTGGGAAGAAATTTGCGCCAATGTTTTTTCAATGAGTCCCGGGCCGAAGCGTGAGGCAAATATACGTAATCGAATTGCCCCGGCAAAAGAATGTTCATTTAATGCTCAGGGAAGGATTCAGATACCACAATCTTTACGCGAGCATGCCGGTCTGGATAAGGATGTTGTTGTCATCGGCATGTTTGAAAAAATTGAAATCTGGAGCCAGATAGCTCACACCTTGATTGCCGCTGAATCTGAGTCGATGTTGGATGAGGATGCTCAGGGACAAGCCGATTTAGGTTTTTAG